A genomic segment from Nicotiana tabacum cultivar K326 chromosome 9, ASM71507v2, whole genome shotgun sequence encodes:
- the LOC107768706 gene encoding nucleoside diphosphate kinase 1-like gives MEKTFIMIKPDGVQRGLVGEIIGRFEKKGFSLKGLKLITVDRAFVEKHYSDLYAKPFFNVLVDYIISGPVVAMVWEGRGVVITGRKIIGATNPLESSPGTIRGDYAIDIGSNAIHGSDAVESARKEIPL, from the coding sequence ATGGAGAAGACTTTCATCATGATCAAGCCTGATGGTGTCCAACGTGGCCTGGTTGGTGAGATAATTGGAAGATTTGAGAAGAAAGGATTCTCTTTGAAAGGCTTGAAGCTCATCACCGTGGATCGTGCCTTTGTTGAAAAGCATTACTCAGACTTGTATGCTAAGCCTTTCTTTAATGTGCTTGTTGATTATATTATCTCTGGCCCCGTTGTTGCAATGGTCTGGGAAGGTAGGGGTGTAGTTATCACTGGTAGGAAGATCATTGGAGCAACAAACCCATTGGAGTCTTCTCCCGGTACCATCCGTGGTGATTATGCTATTGATATTGGCAGTAACGCTATTCATGGAAGTGATGCAGTTGAGAGTGCAAGGAAGGAAATTCCTCTTTAG